A genome region from Populus alba chromosome 5, ASM523922v2, whole genome shotgun sequence includes the following:
- the LOC118035006 gene encoding hyoscyamine 6-dioxygenase — protein MEKLVSSWNNVQTVPEKYIFPPEKRPGNVTFNASKSIPVIDLEAIASSQDRDAIIQKILKAGEDFGFFQVINHGVAEDLMNDTMSVFKEFFELPEEDKTSFYCEDAMRNNHCMLYTSSLLYATEDVHLWRDNLRNSCHPLEECIQHWPEKPTRYRHVVGAYAAEVKKLSATILELLCEGLGLEPGHFGGKLSEIPSLLVNHYPPCPDPSLTLGVSEHCDPNLITILQQDSDVFGLQVLKNGEWIGVEPISNAFVVNMGYQMQIISNNKLRSVEHRAVTNSEKARTSVAMFFIPNGDSIVEPAKALVDPRNPAIYKSFQYKEFMSHFLKKTGGTDVALEAFKLQAN, from the exons ATGGAGAAGCTCGTTTCAAGCTGGAATAATGTCCAAACCGTGCCTGAGAAGTACATTTTTCCACCGGAAAAGCGACCAGGGAATGTCACTTTCAATGCAAGCAAGTCCATACCAGTTATAGACCTTGAAGCAATAGCCAGTAGTCAAGATAGAGATGCTATTATACAAAAAATTCTGAAAGCTGGTgaagattttggattttttcag GTGATCAATCATGGCGTCGCTGAAGATTTGATGAATGACACAATGAGTGTCTTCAAGGAATTCTTTGAGTTGCCTGAAGAGGACAAGACAAGCTTCTACTGCGAGGATGCAATGAGAAACAATCATTGCATGTTGTATACAAGTAGTTTACTTTATGCTACTGAAGATGTTCACTTATGGCGAGATAATTTAAGGAACTCTTGTCATCCTCTAGAGGAATGCATTCAACACTGGCCTGAAAAACCAACAAGATACCG ACATGTTGTCGGGGCTTATGCTGCTGAAGTAAAAAAGCTGTCCGCAACAATCTTGGAGTTACTTTGTGAAGGACTGGGGCTGGAGCCTGGGCATTTTGGGGGTAAGCTCAGTGAAATCCCAAGTTTGTTAGTCAATCATTATCCACCATGCCCAGATCCAAGTTTGACCCTCGGAGTCTCCGAACACTGTGATCCTAATCTCATAACCATTTTACAACAAGATAGTGATGTGTTTGGGCTTCAAGTCTTAAAGAATGGTGAATGGATTGGTGTCGAGCCAATTTCTAATGCATTTGTGGTTAACATGGGATACCAAATGCAG ATTATCAGTAACAACAAGCTGAGAAGCGTCGAACATCGAGCAGTGACAAATTCAGAGAAAGCTCGGACAAGTGTTGCCATGTTTTTCATTCCTAATGGTGACAGCATTGTAGAGCCTGCCAAAGCTCTTGTTGATCCACGCAATCCTGCAATCTATAAATCCTTTCAGT